In Microplitis mediator isolate UGA2020A chromosome 2, iyMicMedi2.1, whole genome shotgun sequence, a single window of DNA contains:
- the LOC130678626 gene encoding ankyrin repeat domain-containing protein 65-like isoform X4, which produces MNYKMPAECIANPMQRELADSIIRMQSLDEIRILLACGAKPNEIVTQGLRPLHYAVWQKYADAAQLLIVRGADIDATDECGYSALHLAAEHGYTDIVKLLLKHGAKVDHRPDTGELFPRTMLCDEPLRLALRNGHTGVAKILLEAGANPNKRYFFGSEINLVSPLDLECMELLLAFGAQPNTRDRAGLTPLMKAARLPQGIASVLLLLSYGANVNAMADARHDYRTVMHYAILGGDKTVINLMLKQGVKLNLGPDYQKPSALDLAILKGDPSIVEMLLEAGADVNESSPIIGSPLHVACADNIPNRLEILCMLLERGADPNLVIRSDEGLSLRPVLAEYVASNANPSVEVVALLLKYGARVVIKTQFRDPHGILNSLQNTADKPKLLRALLEAAESFDPCMIRRSSSLTDAQRALVMEAARTPLPLTHQARLIVRKIYGPKLPKIVRRLQLPQSLNRYLLYDFS; this is translated from the exons ATGAATTACAAG ATGCCGGCTGAGTGCATTGCCAATCCAATGCAGCGAGAGCTTGCTGATTCAATAATACGAATGCAATCATTGGACGAAATAAGGATACTGCTAGCTTGTGGTGCTAAACCAAACGAAATAGTAACTCAGGGTTTACGACCACTTCATTACGCTGTTTGGCAAAAGTACGCGGATGCGGCCCAACTTCTTATTGTCCGGGGTGCAGACATTGACGCTACTGATGAATGTGGATATTCGGCATTGCATCTAGCTGCTGAACATGGATACACTgatattgtaaaattactattgaaGCATGGCGCCAAAGTGGACCATCGTCCAGATACTGGAGAATTATTTCCTCg TACCATGCTTTGCGATGAACCACTTCGACTGGCCTTGAGAAACGGGCACACTGGAGTTGCGAAAATTTTACTGGAAGCTGGTGCGAATCCAAATAAAAGATACTTTTTTGGTTCGGAAATAAATCTGGTATCACCTTTAGATCTAGAGTGCATGGAATTACTGTTGGCTTTTGGAGCTCAGCCTAATACCCGTGACCGTGCTGGTCTTACGCCATTGATGAAAGCTGCGAGGTTACCTcag GGCATAGCGTCAGTGCTGTTGCTTTTGAGTTATGGAGCAAATGTAAATGCAATGGCAGATGCAAGACACGATTACAGAACAGTTATGCATTATGCGATACTTGGTGGCGACAAAACTGTGATAAATCTTATGCTGAAGCAGGGAGTTAAATTGAATCTTGGCCCTGACTACCAAAAACCATCGGCCTTGGACTTGGCAATTCTCAAGGGTGACCCCTCGATTGTTGAAATGTTACTTGAAGCTG gcgcTGATGTGAATGAATCATCACCGATAATCGGTTCCCCTCTTCATGTCGCCTGTGCTGACAATATTCCCAATAGACTGGAAATCCTGTGTATGCTTTTAGAACGTGGAGCCGATCCAAATCTTGTTATAAGAAGCGATGAAGGTCTATCGTTACGTCCAGTGCTGGCTGAATATGTTGCCAGTAACGCAAACCCGTCTGTCGAGGTTGTTGCACTTCTTCTCAAGTACGGAGCACGTGTTGTTATTAAAACCCAATTTCGTGATCCACACGGGATattaaattcacttcaaaataCTGCTGATAAACCAAAACTGTTGAGAGCTCTGTTGGAGGCTGCTGAGAGTTTTGATCCCTGTATGATCAGGAGATCCAGCAGTCTCACTGACGCCCAGAGAGCTTTAGTTATGGAGGCTGCGCGAACACCGTTACCGCTTACTCATCAAGCTCGACTAAttgtgagaaaaatttatggcCCTAAATTACCTAAAATTGTTCGAAGACTACAATTACCTCAATCGTTAAATCGTTATCTTCTTTATGACTTTtcttaa
- the LOC130678626 gene encoding ankyrin repeat domain-containing protein 65-like isoform X5: MPAECIANPMQRELADSIIRMQSLDEIRILLACGAKPNEIVTQGLRPLHYAVWQKYADAAQLLIVRGADIDATDECGYSALHLAAEHGYTDIVKLLLKHGAKVDHRPDTGELFPRTMLCDEPLRLALRNGHTGVAKILLEAGANPNKRYFFGSEINLVSPLDLECMELLLAFGAQPNTRDRAGLTPLMKAARLPQGIASVLLLLSYGANVNAMADARHDYRTVMHYAILGGDKTVINLMLKQGVKLNLGPDYQKPSALDLAILKGDPSIVEMLLEAGADVNESSPIIGSPLHVACADNIPNRLEILCMLLERGADPNLVIRSDEGLSLRPVLAEYVASNANPSVEVVALLLKYGARVVIKTQFRDPHGILNSLQNTADKPKLLRALLEAAESFDPCMIRRSSSLTDAQRALVMEAARTPLPLTHQARLIVRKIYGPKLPKIVRRLQLPQSLNRYLLYDFS, from the exons ATGCCGGCTGAGTGCATTGCCAATCCAATGCAGCGAGAGCTTGCTGATTCAATAATACGAATGCAATCATTGGACGAAATAAGGATACTGCTAGCTTGTGGTGCTAAACCAAACGAAATAGTAACTCAGGGTTTACGACCACTTCATTACGCTGTTTGGCAAAAGTACGCGGATGCGGCCCAACTTCTTATTGTCCGGGGTGCAGACATTGACGCTACTGATGAATGTGGATATTCGGCATTGCATCTAGCTGCTGAACATGGATACACTgatattgtaaaattactattgaaGCATGGCGCCAAAGTGGACCATCGTCCAGATACTGGAGAATTATTTCCTCg TACCATGCTTTGCGATGAACCACTTCGACTGGCCTTGAGAAACGGGCACACTGGAGTTGCGAAAATTTTACTGGAAGCTGGTGCGAATCCAAATAAAAGATACTTTTTTGGTTCGGAAATAAATCTGGTATCACCTTTAGATCTAGAGTGCATGGAATTACTGTTGGCTTTTGGAGCTCAGCCTAATACCCGTGACCGTGCTGGTCTTACGCCATTGATGAAAGCTGCGAGGTTACCTcag GGCATAGCGTCAGTGCTGTTGCTTTTGAGTTATGGAGCAAATGTAAATGCAATGGCAGATGCAAGACACGATTACAGAACAGTTATGCATTATGCGATACTTGGTGGCGACAAAACTGTGATAAATCTTATGCTGAAGCAGGGAGTTAAATTGAATCTTGGCCCTGACTACCAAAAACCATCGGCCTTGGACTTGGCAATTCTCAAGGGTGACCCCTCGATTGTTGAAATGTTACTTGAAGCTG gcgcTGATGTGAATGAATCATCACCGATAATCGGTTCCCCTCTTCATGTCGCCTGTGCTGACAATATTCCCAATAGACTGGAAATCCTGTGTATGCTTTTAGAACGTGGAGCCGATCCAAATCTTGTTATAAGAAGCGATGAAGGTCTATCGTTACGTCCAGTGCTGGCTGAATATGTTGCCAGTAACGCAAACCCGTCTGTCGAGGTTGTTGCACTTCTTCTCAAGTACGGAGCACGTGTTGTTATTAAAACCCAATTTCGTGATCCACACGGGATattaaattcacttcaaaataCTGCTGATAAACCAAAACTGTTGAGAGCTCTGTTGGAGGCTGCTGAGAGTTTTGATCCCTGTATGATCAGGAGATCCAGCAGTCTCACTGACGCCCAGAGAGCTTTAGTTATGGAGGCTGCGCGAACACCGTTACCGCTTACTCATCAAGCTCGACTAAttgtgagaaaaatttatggcCCTAAATTACCTAAAATTGTTCGAAGACTACAATTACCTCAATCGTTAAATCGTTATCTTCTTTATGACTTTtcttaa
- the LOC130678626 gene encoding ankyrin repeat domain-containing protein 65-like isoform X2 has protein sequence MSNNWSCRHSRLLISIFLMPAECIANPMQRELADSIIRMQSLDEIRILLACGAKPNEIVTQGLRPLHYAVWQKYADAAQLLIVRGADIDATDECGYSALHLAAEHGYTDIVKLLLKHGAKVDHRPDTGELFPRTMLCDEPLRLALRNGHTGVAKILLEAGANPNKRYFFGSEINLVSPLDLECMELLLAFGAQPNTRDRAGLTPLMKAARLPQGIASVLLLLSYGANVNAMADARHDYRTVMHYAILGGDKTVINLMLKQGVKLNLGPDYQKPSALDLAILKGDPSIVEMLLEAGADVNESSPIIGSPLHVACADNIPNRLEILCMLLERGADPNLVIRSDEGLSLRPVLAEYVASNANPSVEVVALLLKYGARVVIKTQFRDPHGILNSLQNTADKPKLLRALLEAAESFDPCMIRRSSSLTDAQRALVMEAARTPLPLTHQARLIVRKIYGPKLPKIVRRLQLPQSLNRYLLYDFS, from the exons atgaGTAACAATTGGAGTTGTCGTCATTCTCGATTACTTATCTCGATTTTTCTG ATGCCGGCTGAGTGCATTGCCAATCCAATGCAGCGAGAGCTTGCTGATTCAATAATACGAATGCAATCATTGGACGAAATAAGGATACTGCTAGCTTGTGGTGCTAAACCAAACGAAATAGTAACTCAGGGTTTACGACCACTTCATTACGCTGTTTGGCAAAAGTACGCGGATGCGGCCCAACTTCTTATTGTCCGGGGTGCAGACATTGACGCTACTGATGAATGTGGATATTCGGCATTGCATCTAGCTGCTGAACATGGATACACTgatattgtaaaattactattgaaGCATGGCGCCAAAGTGGACCATCGTCCAGATACTGGAGAATTATTTCCTCg TACCATGCTTTGCGATGAACCACTTCGACTGGCCTTGAGAAACGGGCACACTGGAGTTGCGAAAATTTTACTGGAAGCTGGTGCGAATCCAAATAAAAGATACTTTTTTGGTTCGGAAATAAATCTGGTATCACCTTTAGATCTAGAGTGCATGGAATTACTGTTGGCTTTTGGAGCTCAGCCTAATACCCGTGACCGTGCTGGTCTTACGCCATTGATGAAAGCTGCGAGGTTACCTcag GGCATAGCGTCAGTGCTGTTGCTTTTGAGTTATGGAGCAAATGTAAATGCAATGGCAGATGCAAGACACGATTACAGAACAGTTATGCATTATGCGATACTTGGTGGCGACAAAACTGTGATAAATCTTATGCTGAAGCAGGGAGTTAAATTGAATCTTGGCCCTGACTACCAAAAACCATCGGCCTTGGACTTGGCAATTCTCAAGGGTGACCCCTCGATTGTTGAAATGTTACTTGAAGCTG gcgcTGATGTGAATGAATCATCACCGATAATCGGTTCCCCTCTTCATGTCGCCTGTGCTGACAATATTCCCAATAGACTGGAAATCCTGTGTATGCTTTTAGAACGTGGAGCCGATCCAAATCTTGTTATAAGAAGCGATGAAGGTCTATCGTTACGTCCAGTGCTGGCTGAATATGTTGCCAGTAACGCAAACCCGTCTGTCGAGGTTGTTGCACTTCTTCTCAAGTACGGAGCACGTGTTGTTATTAAAACCCAATTTCGTGATCCACACGGGATattaaattcacttcaaaataCTGCTGATAAACCAAAACTGTTGAGAGCTCTGTTGGAGGCTGCTGAGAGTTTTGATCCCTGTATGATCAGGAGATCCAGCAGTCTCACTGACGCCCAGAGAGCTTTAGTTATGGAGGCTGCGCGAACACCGTTACCGCTTACTCATCAAGCTCGACTAAttgtgagaaaaatttatggcCCTAAATTACCTAAAATTGTTCGAAGACTACAATTACCTCAATCGTTAAATCGTTATCTTCTTTATGACTTTtcttaa
- the LOC130678626 gene encoding ankyrin repeat domain-containing protein 65-like isoform X3 — MLEHRTVFEMPAECIANPMQRELADSIIRMQSLDEIRILLACGAKPNEIVTQGLRPLHYAVWQKYADAAQLLIVRGADIDATDECGYSALHLAAEHGYTDIVKLLLKHGAKVDHRPDTGELFPRTMLCDEPLRLALRNGHTGVAKILLEAGANPNKRYFFGSEINLVSPLDLECMELLLAFGAQPNTRDRAGLTPLMKAARLPQGIASVLLLLSYGANVNAMADARHDYRTVMHYAILGGDKTVINLMLKQGVKLNLGPDYQKPSALDLAILKGDPSIVEMLLEAGADVNESSPIIGSPLHVACADNIPNRLEILCMLLERGADPNLVIRSDEGLSLRPVLAEYVASNANPSVEVVALLLKYGARVVIKTQFRDPHGILNSLQNTADKPKLLRALLEAAESFDPCMIRRSSSLTDAQRALVMEAARTPLPLTHQARLIVRKIYGPKLPKIVRRLQLPQSLNRYLLYDFS, encoded by the exons ATGTTGGAGCATCGCACTGTCTTTGAA ATGCCGGCTGAGTGCATTGCCAATCCAATGCAGCGAGAGCTTGCTGATTCAATAATACGAATGCAATCATTGGACGAAATAAGGATACTGCTAGCTTGTGGTGCTAAACCAAACGAAATAGTAACTCAGGGTTTACGACCACTTCATTACGCTGTTTGGCAAAAGTACGCGGATGCGGCCCAACTTCTTATTGTCCGGGGTGCAGACATTGACGCTACTGATGAATGTGGATATTCGGCATTGCATCTAGCTGCTGAACATGGATACACTgatattgtaaaattactattgaaGCATGGCGCCAAAGTGGACCATCGTCCAGATACTGGAGAATTATTTCCTCg TACCATGCTTTGCGATGAACCACTTCGACTGGCCTTGAGAAACGGGCACACTGGAGTTGCGAAAATTTTACTGGAAGCTGGTGCGAATCCAAATAAAAGATACTTTTTTGGTTCGGAAATAAATCTGGTATCACCTTTAGATCTAGAGTGCATGGAATTACTGTTGGCTTTTGGAGCTCAGCCTAATACCCGTGACCGTGCTGGTCTTACGCCATTGATGAAAGCTGCGAGGTTACCTcag GGCATAGCGTCAGTGCTGTTGCTTTTGAGTTATGGAGCAAATGTAAATGCAATGGCAGATGCAAGACACGATTACAGAACAGTTATGCATTATGCGATACTTGGTGGCGACAAAACTGTGATAAATCTTATGCTGAAGCAGGGAGTTAAATTGAATCTTGGCCCTGACTACCAAAAACCATCGGCCTTGGACTTGGCAATTCTCAAGGGTGACCCCTCGATTGTTGAAATGTTACTTGAAGCTG gcgcTGATGTGAATGAATCATCACCGATAATCGGTTCCCCTCTTCATGTCGCCTGTGCTGACAATATTCCCAATAGACTGGAAATCCTGTGTATGCTTTTAGAACGTGGAGCCGATCCAAATCTTGTTATAAGAAGCGATGAAGGTCTATCGTTACGTCCAGTGCTGGCTGAATATGTTGCCAGTAACGCAAACCCGTCTGTCGAGGTTGTTGCACTTCTTCTCAAGTACGGAGCACGTGTTGTTATTAAAACCCAATTTCGTGATCCACACGGGATattaaattcacttcaaaataCTGCTGATAAACCAAAACTGTTGAGAGCTCTGTTGGAGGCTGCTGAGAGTTTTGATCCCTGTATGATCAGGAGATCCAGCAGTCTCACTGACGCCCAGAGAGCTTTAGTTATGGAGGCTGCGCGAACACCGTTACCGCTTACTCATCAAGCTCGACTAAttgtgagaaaaatttatggcCCTAAATTACCTAAAATTGTTCGAAGACTACAATTACCTCAATCGTTAAATCGTTATCTTCTTTATGACTTTtcttaa
- the LOC130678626 gene encoding ankyrin repeat domain-containing protein 65-like isoform X1, which produces MLEHRTVFEVSYSRLTLFRSNEMPAECIANPMQRELADSIIRMQSLDEIRILLACGAKPNEIVTQGLRPLHYAVWQKYADAAQLLIVRGADIDATDECGYSALHLAAEHGYTDIVKLLLKHGAKVDHRPDTGELFPRTMLCDEPLRLALRNGHTGVAKILLEAGANPNKRYFFGSEINLVSPLDLECMELLLAFGAQPNTRDRAGLTPLMKAARLPQGIASVLLLLSYGANVNAMADARHDYRTVMHYAILGGDKTVINLMLKQGVKLNLGPDYQKPSALDLAILKGDPSIVEMLLEAGADVNESSPIIGSPLHVACADNIPNRLEILCMLLERGADPNLVIRSDEGLSLRPVLAEYVASNANPSVEVVALLLKYGARVVIKTQFRDPHGILNSLQNTADKPKLLRALLEAAESFDPCMIRRSSSLTDAQRALVMEAARTPLPLTHQARLIVRKIYGPKLPKIVRRLQLPQSLNRYLLYDFS; this is translated from the exons ATGTTGGAGCATCGCACTGTCTTTGAA GTCTCGTACTCACGGTTAACGTTATTTCGATCAAACGAA ATGCCGGCTGAGTGCATTGCCAATCCAATGCAGCGAGAGCTTGCTGATTCAATAATACGAATGCAATCATTGGACGAAATAAGGATACTGCTAGCTTGTGGTGCTAAACCAAACGAAATAGTAACTCAGGGTTTACGACCACTTCATTACGCTGTTTGGCAAAAGTACGCGGATGCGGCCCAACTTCTTATTGTCCGGGGTGCAGACATTGACGCTACTGATGAATGTGGATATTCGGCATTGCATCTAGCTGCTGAACATGGATACACTgatattgtaaaattactattgaaGCATGGCGCCAAAGTGGACCATCGTCCAGATACTGGAGAATTATTTCCTCg TACCATGCTTTGCGATGAACCACTTCGACTGGCCTTGAGAAACGGGCACACTGGAGTTGCGAAAATTTTACTGGAAGCTGGTGCGAATCCAAATAAAAGATACTTTTTTGGTTCGGAAATAAATCTGGTATCACCTTTAGATCTAGAGTGCATGGAATTACTGTTGGCTTTTGGAGCTCAGCCTAATACCCGTGACCGTGCTGGTCTTACGCCATTGATGAAAGCTGCGAGGTTACCTcag GGCATAGCGTCAGTGCTGTTGCTTTTGAGTTATGGAGCAAATGTAAATGCAATGGCAGATGCAAGACACGATTACAGAACAGTTATGCATTATGCGATACTTGGTGGCGACAAAACTGTGATAAATCTTATGCTGAAGCAGGGAGTTAAATTGAATCTTGGCCCTGACTACCAAAAACCATCGGCCTTGGACTTGGCAATTCTCAAGGGTGACCCCTCGATTGTTGAAATGTTACTTGAAGCTG gcgcTGATGTGAATGAATCATCACCGATAATCGGTTCCCCTCTTCATGTCGCCTGTGCTGACAATATTCCCAATAGACTGGAAATCCTGTGTATGCTTTTAGAACGTGGAGCCGATCCAAATCTTGTTATAAGAAGCGATGAAGGTCTATCGTTACGTCCAGTGCTGGCTGAATATGTTGCCAGTAACGCAAACCCGTCTGTCGAGGTTGTTGCACTTCTTCTCAAGTACGGAGCACGTGTTGTTATTAAAACCCAATTTCGTGATCCACACGGGATattaaattcacttcaaaataCTGCTGATAAACCAAAACTGTTGAGAGCTCTGTTGGAGGCTGCTGAGAGTTTTGATCCCTGTATGATCAGGAGATCCAGCAGTCTCACTGACGCCCAGAGAGCTTTAGTTATGGAGGCTGCGCGAACACCGTTACCGCTTACTCATCAAGCTCGACTAAttgtgagaaaaatttatggcCCTAAATTACCTAAAATTGTTCGAAGACTACAATTACCTCAATCGTTAAATCGTTATCTTCTTTATGACTTTtcttaa
- the LOC130678628 gene encoding protein bric-a-brac 1-like isoform X2, which yields MESGNSLPTPGNYPDGDRQQFCVSWNSHQSNMHNAFPKLLSSEQFVDVTLACDGGSIKCHKVVLSACSDYLERLLLEIPCTHPIIFLRDMRMWELQALVEFMYRGEVYVEQQQLAKLMQAADVLQIRGLSNQGRDLNQETSTPPSISSTHSEPTTPIKKVPQAPPSMKDVMEDEEDEEEDDGQLPSDDPIAFLENSPNVTLNPINNTSITVTPTDPPVTEPSNFLTIDHTENIEHTEALQHLEKALSSCEATMTETPGMVKMEPDEQFFQQDKPYSISMVPTSNNCNTTNNSNSNSPFPAIEGYQRRQRRSEAELKLASDMVARGKTFQVASEKYNIPISTIRFYMVRKGLLQRRKRGRGSTNIGHSSDLR from the exons ATGGAGTCTGGAAACAGTTTACCCACGCCGGGTAATTATCCTGATGGAGATCGTCAACAGTTTTGTGTATCTTGGAACTCACATCAGTCGAATATGCACAATGCGTTTCCAAAATTACTAAGTTCCGAGCAGTTTGTTGATGTTACATTGGCCTGCGATGGTGGATCTATCAAGTGTCACAAGGTAGTATTGTCTGCCTGCAGTGATTATCTAGAGAGATTATTACTGGAAATACCATGCACGCATCCCATTATTTTCTTACGGGATATGCGTATGTGGGAGCTACAGGCTCTCGTTGAATTCATGTATCGAGGAGAGGTTTATGTTGAACAACAACAGCTTGCTAAATTGATGCAAGCTGCAGATGTTCTTCAG atacgTGGGTTGTCAAATCAAGGCCGAGATCTCAATCAAGAAACTTCAACACCACCAAGTATCTCAAGTACACATTCAGAGCCAACTACTCCGATTAAAAAAGTACCCCAAGCACCCCCCAGTATGAAAGATGTCATGGAAGACGAGGAAGATGAGGAAGAGGATGATGGACAATTGCCATCTGATGACCCCATAGcttttcttgaaaattctcCAAACGTCACATTAAATCCGATAAACAATACTTCTATAACCGTAACTCCAACCGATCCACCAGTCACAGAAccttctaattttttgacaatcgATCACACTGAAAATATTGAACACACCGAGGCACTTCAGCATTTGGAAAAAGCACTGAGTTCCTGTGAAGCAACAATGACTGAAACACCTGGTATGGTTAAAATGGAACCCgatgaacaattttttcaacagGACAAGCCCTATTCAATCAGTATGGTACCAACGTCAAACAATTGCAACACAACCAATAATAGTAACAGTAACAGTCCCTTTCCTGCTATCGaag GTTATCAAAGACGACAACGACGCTCAGAAGCAGAGTTAAAGTTGGCATCAGACATGGTGGCCCGCGGCAAAACGTTTCAAGTAGCTTCTGAGAAATACAACATTCCGATCAGCACGATTCGCTTCTACATGGTCCGAAAGGGGCTTTTGCAGAGGCGAAAACGGGGACGCGGCTCGACTAACATAG GGCATTCATCTGATCTGCGTTAG
- the LOC130678628 gene encoding probable serine/threonine-protein kinase mkcB isoform X1, whose protein sequence is MESGNSLPTPGNYPDGDRQQFCVSWNSHQSNMHNAFPKLLSSEQFVDVTLACDGGSIKCHKVVLSACSDYLERLLLEIPCTHPIIFLRDMRMWELQALVEFMYRGEVYVEQQQLAKLMQAADVLQIRGLSNQGRDLNQETSTPPSISSTHSEPTTPIKKVPQAPPSMKDVMEDEEDEEEDDGQLPSDDPIAFLENSPNVTLNPINNTSITVTPTDPPVTEPSNFLTIDHTENIEHTEALQHLEKALSSCEATMTETPGMVKMEPDEQFFQQDKPYSISMVPTSNNCNTTNNSNSNSPFPAIEGYQRRQRRSEAELKLASDMVARGKTFQVASEKYNIPISTIRFYMVRKGLLQRRKRGRGSTNIGASNSQPGSPATPPFHMMNYRLPESLNSTLQ, encoded by the exons ATGGAGTCTGGAAACAGTTTACCCACGCCGGGTAATTATCCTGATGGAGATCGTCAACAGTTTTGTGTATCTTGGAACTCACATCAGTCGAATATGCACAATGCGTTTCCAAAATTACTAAGTTCCGAGCAGTTTGTTGATGTTACATTGGCCTGCGATGGTGGATCTATCAAGTGTCACAAGGTAGTATTGTCTGCCTGCAGTGATTATCTAGAGAGATTATTACTGGAAATACCATGCACGCATCCCATTATTTTCTTACGGGATATGCGTATGTGGGAGCTACAGGCTCTCGTTGAATTCATGTATCGAGGAGAGGTTTATGTTGAACAACAACAGCTTGCTAAATTGATGCAAGCTGCAGATGTTCTTCAG atacgTGGGTTGTCAAATCAAGGCCGAGATCTCAATCAAGAAACTTCAACACCACCAAGTATCTCAAGTACACATTCAGAGCCAACTACTCCGATTAAAAAAGTACCCCAAGCACCCCCCAGTATGAAAGATGTCATGGAAGACGAGGAAGATGAGGAAGAGGATGATGGACAATTGCCATCTGATGACCCCATAGcttttcttgaaaattctcCAAACGTCACATTAAATCCGATAAACAATACTTCTATAACCGTAACTCCAACCGATCCACCAGTCACAGAAccttctaattttttgacaatcgATCACACTGAAAATATTGAACACACCGAGGCACTTCAGCATTTGGAAAAAGCACTGAGTTCCTGTGAAGCAACAATGACTGAAACACCTGGTATGGTTAAAATGGAACCCgatgaacaattttttcaacagGACAAGCCCTATTCAATCAGTATGGTACCAACGTCAAACAATTGCAACACAACCAATAATAGTAACAGTAACAGTCCCTTTCCTGCTATCGaag GTTATCAAAGACGACAACGACGCTCAGAAGCAGAGTTAAAGTTGGCATCAGACATGGTGGCCCGCGGCAAAACGTTTCAAGTAGCTTCTGAGAAATACAACATTCCGATCAGCACGATTCGCTTCTACATGGTCCGAAAGGGGCTTTTGCAGAGGCGAAAACGGGGACGCGGCTCGACTAACATAGGTGCGTCCAACAGTCAGCCTGGCAGCCCCGCGACTCCGCCATTTCACATGATGAATTACCGCTTGCCTGAGAGTTTAAATTCAACTCTTCAGTAG